The Georgenia faecalis genome includes a window with the following:
- a CDS encoding cobalamin biosynthesis protein CbiX, which yields MPPAERASPHLVLVGGHESAEGADLSPYLDALPGAVVTSPGRSLHNRVSALLSTGEQGAPVVVLPMTWGRDPVMVADTAKTLRWLRSQHGPGRLVLGDAFGTIDHLVALLRRAATQTAAHQPGAGLVIAARAANPFDDAELHRVAHLVRTYGTGTEIEPACIAEPADLERAVRRSQALGSDVLVVVPAGFARTCPEVDALPGVTFYGPLMSERAAAQVVHQRLTAAVHRLGHGDDGIATGLLADHGHGYAHSHGLDGEHPHPHEHPHDHPHTHARAADLVDST from the coding sequence ATGCCGCCGGCGGAGCGGGCGTCGCCCCACCTGGTGCTCGTCGGCGGGCACGAGAGCGCGGAGGGCGCCGACCTGTCGCCCTACCTCGACGCCCTTCCCGGCGCCGTGGTCACCTCGCCGGGCCGCTCCCTCCACAACCGCGTGAGCGCCCTGCTGAGCACGGGGGAGCAGGGGGCTCCGGTGGTGGTGCTCCCCATGACATGGGGGCGTGACCCGGTCATGGTGGCCGACACGGCCAAGACGCTCCGCTGGCTTCGGTCGCAGCACGGACCGGGCCGGCTCGTCCTCGGCGACGCGTTCGGCACGATCGACCACCTCGTCGCGCTGCTCCGTCGCGCAGCGACGCAGACCGCCGCGCACCAACCGGGGGCCGGGCTCGTCATCGCGGCGCGTGCGGCCAACCCCTTCGACGACGCCGAGCTCCATCGCGTCGCCCACCTCGTGCGCACCTACGGCACCGGGACCGAGATCGAGCCCGCGTGCATCGCCGAGCCGGCCGACCTGGAGCGCGCGGTGCGGCGCTCCCAGGCGCTCGGGTCCGACGTCCTCGTGGTGGTCCCGGCGGGGTTCGCCCGTACCTGCCCGGAGGTCGACGCCCTGCCGGGCGTGACCTTCTACGGCCCGCTGATGTCCGAGCGGGCGGCCGCGCAGGTCGTCCACCAGCGGCTCACGGCAGCGGTGCACCGCCTCGGTCACGGGGACGACGGGATCGCGACCGGGCTCCTCGCCGACCACGGCCACGGCTACGCCCACTCGCACGGGCTGGACGGGGAGCACCCGCACCCGCACGAGCACCCGCACGACCACCCGCACACCCACGCCCGCGCCGCCGACCTCGTCGACAGCACGTGA
- the ureA gene encoding urease subunit gamma, with translation MDLTPREIEKLYIYQVAELARRRKARGTKLNVSEVQALVCEAIIEAARDGKSVAECMELGRHVVAVADCMPGVRERVSLLQVEATFPDGSKLVSCHDPVAA, from the coding sequence ATGGACCTCACGCCACGGGAAATCGAGAAGCTCTACATCTACCAGGTCGCCGAGCTCGCCAGGCGGCGCAAGGCCCGAGGGACGAAGCTCAACGTGAGCGAGGTCCAGGCCCTGGTCTGCGAGGCCATCATCGAGGCCGCCCGCGACGGCAAGTCCGTCGCGGAGTGCATGGAGCTGGGCCGCCACGTCGTCGCCGTGGCGGACTGCATGCCCGGCGTCCGCGAGCGCGTCTCCCTCCTTCAGGTGGAGGCGACGTTCCCGGACGGCAGCAAGCTCGTCTCGTGCCACGACCCCGTGGCGGCCTGA
- a CDS encoding urease subunit beta, with protein sequence MLGSPSYDHTGDDIEINAGRPTVTLAVTNTGDRGVQVGSHFHFFEVNRALLFDRERAYGMHLDIPAGTGVRIEPGDTREVTLTAYAGGRRLIGFNGLVNGGLDAEQTRTEAMRRMKDRGFKSGTAQPSATDTTTEGGH encoded by the coding sequence ATGCTAGGCAGCCCCAGCTACGACCACACCGGTGACGACATCGAGATCAACGCCGGCCGGCCCACCGTGACGTTGGCGGTCACCAACACCGGCGACCGCGGTGTGCAGGTCGGCTCGCACTTCCACTTCTTCGAGGTGAACCGCGCCCTGCTCTTCGACCGCGAGCGCGCGTACGGCATGCACCTCGACATCCCCGCCGGCACCGGCGTGCGGATCGAGCCCGGTGACACGCGGGAGGTGACGCTCACCGCCTACGCCGGGGGGCGGCGCCTCATCGGCTTCAACGGCCTCGTCAACGGCGGGCTCGACGCCGAGCAGACCCGGACCGAGGCGATGCGCCGCATGAAGGACCGGGGCTTCAAGTCCGGCACCGCGCAGCCGTCGGCCACCGACACCACCACCGAGGGGGGCCACTGA
- a CDS encoding FUSC family protein: MDTLWLILGMIVLLGTLLDVFLTALNYDESGYLAGPVARLQWRALRRVTRRLPRRWRPVALRQVTGLQIILIVIVWIFGVVLGYGLIYLSRMTPKAFSVSGTGSTLDFFDAMYFSAAQLATVGGSALTAETDLLRFLSIAESLTGVVLISLILTFLLGVYDVIGNLNTLCTQFFTAERGAGSPVASLAPYFRRGEPDELDGHLDSVSDAFASYSDGLRLHHAAYYFQSGRDQFALPYALRMTGGTLGALRWGLPSGHPATASPALPTLTFQFLELGDYLQAKLGWTSVDVPEVVSAGVFAQQAGDGAHGRRDEWVARFVELEREMAALAGGVRSDPDDSYRRYTQWLPFAYRAQQITLAVSRDLDYQPLIVTDAPVSLLHPEDALALESVEEDLRGPASVDTGGAPQGRVSRWRTFAAAHLTQVDPGQARLRAAARALIGAVAAVATVYLLLDRLGERALEPAIFAGFVAMLSTGIAVDRTVRGRRLTSVLVLLPIAVVVLLGGLLSDRPGWMGVVLVVVALVGVGIGRFGPRWAALGRVTFMAYYFALILRLELSDVGLFILAAVVGAVWAYLVHYVVLPDRPRAVLRGGVEGFSEGLADAMDALVDAVSWARWDPDVRRRVAAHTKQMHRGAALLVGQLRDTDSTGMDPARGAEIRLRVFDTELAAVRLMDTARAVTGTTLPLELRARLAGRLELLQAHLRAIARRPVGGSSGDEGLSLAPWHPVRPPVDWPPQARALSRAVDEMHRAAGVLRDAEIAGLDPHAPPLAVVDPADAGDAVDLDDLVAPADPPAGSPGRATASLSQPTRRAVQAAVATGVALGVGDAVSASHQYWATLAAYQVLGGTDGETFVKATQRIAGTVAGAVVGFALAIGTGGSPAVLMPVLAIAVFASTYFRGASAVASTFWTTMIFAVIYEFLGRLTTLALEIRVLETLFGAVVALLVARWVFPTHTRTKLSTDMATLVGDVSVVVAGNLERLAGNDRVSPPAIYQRLLVMNQHARAVNTTAAPLRRSAGALEPGGIEAQLTAAWSLAYYTRHLTHAVDRVAGAEATDQDWARLRGIIGGNLAALTAALDDRLPGPVQEDLGLRDDALGTATRLEESVLRLLERINQTVVLLLTDVSPGAVTRETAPI, encoded by the coding sequence GTGGACACGCTGTGGCTGATTCTCGGAATGATCGTTCTGCTCGGGACGCTCCTCGACGTATTTCTCACGGCCCTCAACTATGACGAGTCCGGATATCTCGCCGGGCCCGTGGCGCGGCTCCAGTGGCGCGCGCTGCGCCGGGTGACCCGGCGGCTGCCGCGACGCTGGCGCCCGGTCGCGCTTCGCCAGGTGACCGGGCTGCAGATCATCCTCATCGTCATCGTGTGGATCTTCGGCGTCGTGCTCGGCTACGGCCTCATCTACCTCAGCCGGATGACGCCGAAGGCGTTCTCCGTCTCCGGCACCGGCTCTACTCTCGACTTCTTCGACGCCATGTACTTCAGCGCGGCGCAGCTCGCGACGGTGGGTGGCTCGGCGCTCACCGCCGAGACGGACCTCCTGCGCTTCCTCAGCATCGCGGAGTCGCTCACCGGTGTCGTGCTCATCTCGCTCATCCTCACCTTCCTGCTCGGGGTCTACGACGTCATCGGCAACCTCAACACCCTGTGCACCCAGTTCTTCACGGCCGAGCGCGGCGCCGGGTCCCCCGTGGCGAGCCTCGCGCCGTACTTCCGCCGCGGCGAGCCCGACGAGCTCGACGGCCACCTCGACTCCGTCTCGGACGCCTTCGCCTCCTACTCCGACGGTCTGCGCCTGCACCACGCCGCGTACTACTTCCAGAGCGGCCGGGACCAGTTCGCCCTGCCCTACGCCCTGCGTATGACCGGCGGCACGCTCGGCGCGCTGCGATGGGGGCTGCCGAGCGGGCATCCCGCCACCGCCTCCCCCGCGCTCCCCACGCTCACCTTCCAGTTCCTCGAGCTCGGCGACTACCTCCAGGCCAAGCTCGGCTGGACCAGCGTCGACGTCCCCGAGGTCGTGAGCGCCGGCGTGTTCGCCCAGCAGGCCGGTGACGGCGCGCACGGACGCCGGGACGAGTGGGTCGCCCGGTTCGTCGAGCTGGAGCGCGAGATGGCCGCCCTCGCCGGCGGCGTCCGGTCCGACCCCGACGACTCCTACCGGCGCTACACCCAGTGGCTGCCCTTCGCCTACCGGGCCCAGCAGATCACCCTCGCCGTCAGCCGTGACCTCGACTACCAGCCGCTCATCGTCACCGACGCCCCGGTGTCCCTGCTCCACCCCGAGGACGCCCTCGCCCTGGAGAGTGTGGAGGAGGACCTGCGTGGCCCGGCCTCCGTGGACACCGGGGGCGCCCCGCAGGGGCGGGTCTCGCGGTGGCGGACGTTCGCCGCCGCGCACCTCACGCAGGTCGACCCCGGGCAGGCGCGCCTGCGCGCAGCGGCGCGTGCCCTCATCGGCGCGGTGGCCGCCGTCGCCACCGTCTACCTCCTCCTCGACCGGCTCGGCGAGCGCGCGCTGGAGCCGGCGATCTTCGCCGGCTTCGTCGCCATGCTCAGCACGGGAATCGCCGTCGACCGGACGGTGCGCGGGCGCCGGCTCACGAGCGTCCTCGTCCTCCTCCCCATCGCGGTGGTCGTCCTCCTCGGCGGGCTCCTGTCGGACCGGCCAGGGTGGATGGGCGTGGTCCTCGTCGTCGTCGCGCTCGTGGGCGTGGGCATCGGGCGGTTCGGGCCGCGCTGGGCGGCCCTCGGCCGTGTGACGTTCATGGCCTACTACTTCGCGCTGATCCTGCGCCTCGAGCTCAGCGACGTCGGGCTCTTCATACTGGCCGCGGTCGTCGGTGCCGTGTGGGCCTACCTCGTCCACTACGTGGTCCTCCCCGACCGGCCGCGCGCGGTGCTGCGCGGGGGCGTCGAGGGGTTCAGCGAGGGGCTCGCCGACGCGATGGACGCGCTCGTCGACGCCGTCTCCTGGGCCCGGTGGGACCCCGACGTCCGCCGGCGGGTGGCCGCCCACACGAAGCAGATGCACCGGGGCGCGGCGCTGCTCGTCGGCCAGCTCCGCGACACCGACAGCACCGGCATGGACCCGGCGCGAGGCGCGGAGATCCGCCTGCGGGTGTTCGACACCGAGCTCGCCGCGGTCCGGCTCATGGACACGGCACGCGCGGTCACCGGCACCACCCTCCCGCTCGAGCTGCGGGCCCGGCTCGCGGGCCGGCTCGAGCTGCTGCAGGCCCACCTGCGCGCCATCGCCCGGCGGCCGGTGGGCGGGTCCTCCGGCGACGAGGGGCTGTCCCTCGCCCCCTGGCACCCCGTGCGGCCGCCGGTGGACTGGCCGCCGCAGGCCCGGGCCCTCTCCCGCGCTGTCGACGAGATGCACCGCGCGGCGGGCGTGCTGCGCGACGCCGAGATCGCCGGCCTCGATCCTCACGCGCCGCCGCTCGCCGTCGTCGACCCCGCCGATGCGGGCGACGCCGTGGACCTCGACGACCTCGTCGCTCCGGCGGACCCGCCCGCCGGCAGCCCGGGGAGGGCGACGGCGTCCCTGTCGCAGCCCACCCGTCGCGCGGTCCAGGCCGCCGTCGCGACCGGCGTGGCCCTCGGCGTCGGTGACGCGGTGTCCGCCAGCCACCAGTACTGGGCGACACTCGCGGCCTACCAGGTGCTCGGCGGCACCGACGGCGAGACCTTCGTCAAGGCGACCCAGCGCATCGCCGGCACGGTCGCGGGGGCCGTCGTCGGCTTCGCGCTCGCCATCGGCACCGGCGGATCGCCCGCCGTCCTCATGCCGGTGCTCGCCATCGCGGTGTTCGCATCGACCTACTTCCGGGGGGCGTCGGCCGTGGCCTCGACCTTCTGGACGACGATGATCTTCGCCGTCATCTACGAGTTCCTCGGCCGACTGACGACGCTCGCGCTGGAGATCCGGGTGCTCGAGACCCTCTTCGGGGCGGTGGTTGCCCTGCTCGTCGCCCGCTGGGTGTTCCCCACGCACACGCGCACCAAGCTCAGCACGGACATGGCCACCCTGGTGGGGGACGTCTCGGTGGTGGTCGCCGGGAACCTCGAGCGGCTCGCCGGCAACGACCGCGTCTCCCCGCCGGCGATCTACCAGCGGCTCCTCGTGATGAACCAGCACGCCCGCGCGGTCAACACGACGGCGGCGCCCCTGCGGCGGTCCGCCGGGGCGCTGGAGCCCGGCGGCATCGAGGCCCAGCTCACCGCCGCGTGGTCGCTGGCCTACTACACCCGTCACCTCACCCACGCGGTCGACCGCGTGGCCGGCGCGGAGGCGACGGACCAGGACTGGGCGCGACTGCGCGGGATCATCGGCGGCAACCTCGCTGCCCTCACGGCGGCGCTCGACGACCGGCTTCCCGGCCCGGTCCAGGAGGACCTCGGCCTGCGCGACGACGCGCTGGGGACGGCGACGCGGCTCGAGGAGAGCGTCCTGCGCCTGCTCGAGCGGATCAACCAGACGGTGGTCCTGCTCCTCACCGACGTCTCGCCGGGGGCCGTCACCCGGGAGACGGCGCCCATCTGA
- a CDS encoding fluoride efflux transporter FluC — MTTSTRPAYLRGANIGLVILGGIVGVALREGLSLTIPAVDRVPVVIPVVNVLGAFILGFLYEALTRLKPDADVVSRLKLLIGTGFCGGLTTYSSLATDTAVLIDDTRYDVAALYALGTVVVGALATFLGIVAATKLHAPDDRKVAS; from the coding sequence ATGACCACCTCGACCCGGCCCGCGTACCTGCGGGGCGCGAACATCGGCCTCGTCATCCTCGGCGGCATCGTCGGCGTGGCGCTCCGCGAGGGCCTCTCGCTCACCATCCCGGCGGTGGACCGGGTGCCCGTCGTCATCCCGGTCGTCAACGTCCTCGGCGCCTTCATCCTCGGCTTTCTCTACGAGGCACTCACCCGCCTCAAGCCCGACGCGGACGTCGTCAGCCGGCTCAAGCTCCTCATCGGGACGGGCTTCTGCGGAGGCCTGACGACCTACAGCTCGCTGGCCACCGACACCGCCGTCCTCATCGACGACACGCGTTACGACGTCGCCGCGCTCTACGCGCTCGGCACGGTGGTGGTGGGCGCGCTCGCCACGTTCCTCGGCATCGTCGCGGCGACGAAGCTGCACGCGCCGGACGATCGGAAGGTGGCGTCATGA
- the crcB gene encoding fluoride efflux transporter CrcB, whose translation MTLGEFALLIIAGGVGAGVRYVVDGAIKARTTSAFPWSTSIINMSGSLLLGILTGLLASRIASTEVGAIIGTGFLGGYTTFSTASYEAVQLVREKKYGTAFAYGVGILVVSIALAYAGYRWGASV comes from the coding sequence ATGACGCTGGGTGAGTTCGCGCTCCTCATCATCGCCGGCGGCGTCGGCGCGGGGGTGCGCTACGTCGTCGACGGCGCGATCAAGGCGCGGACCACCTCGGCGTTCCCGTGGTCGACCTCGATCATCAACATGTCGGGCTCGCTCCTCCTTGGCATCCTCACCGGGCTCCTCGCCAGCCGCATCGCCTCCACGGAGGTCGGCGCCATCATCGGCACCGGCTTCCTCGGCGGCTACACGACCTTCAGCACAGCCAGCTACGAGGCCGTCCAGCTGGTCCGGGAGAAGAAGTACGGCACCGCATTCGCCTACGGCGTCGGGATCCTCGTGGTCTCCATCGCCCTGGCGTACGCGGGTTACCGGTGGGGTGCGTCGGTCTAA